In Coleofasciculus chthonoplastes PCC 7420, the sequence TGATATTTAGCCAAGTCAGGTTGGGCTTTAACTGCTGTTTCCCAATACCGTCGCACATCGCTGATATTATAGTTTGTATCCCCAGTTTGAAGCGACTGCCAAGCCAGACGTCCTCTCAAAAAACTGATGGTTGGATTATCCAATTGGGAGGGAGAAACAGCCTTTAACGCTGCATCGGCTTGAGACAATGCACCTCTATTGAGTAAAGCTTCAACCGCTTCCGTTCCGGCTTCGATATTTCCCTGACCCAATTGTTCGATCGCTATAGCGGTGACGCGACTGGTTTCGGCTTGCGCTAAGTTGATCTGATCTGAGTCTGAGGGTTGGGGTAGACTCGGCACAGGAGAATCAGGCGATGTAATTAACGTATCAGGTTGCGGCTGACGGTTCCAAACCAGGGCAAAACTTAATAGTGCGATCGCAACAGCACCAACTCCCAATCCAACCCACAGTTTAGGCGCAACTAACCAGGAACGCCATCCCTTTTGAGTCGGTTGCGCTGGCGAAGGTTTAGACTTAACCGTATCCTCAGATGACAGCCTTGCTGTTTTTGGCACAGACGTTGGTGCTGGCGCGGCTGAGGAAACCGGGGATTGCTGAGGCGGCGGGTTGGGTACGTCCTGATTCTCTTGTTCAGGCGCTGGTTGTGGGGGATGGTTCGGATCTAGGGGAGGTAATTTCGGTTCCTCGATCTCCGGCTCACTATCCAGTTGTTCGAGTAAATTCTTAATAAAGCTAGACGGATCATCCCCCTCATCTTCTGAGGGCGTCTCCTCTGAGGGCGTCTCATCGAGCCAATTTTGCCTCGGTTGATACTCATACTTAGCTAGGGGAGGTTTCTCCTCTAGCAGGAACTCATCCTCATCCTCTAACCTCGTTCTGTTTAACATCTGTTGTGTGAATAGTTCGGCGTCACTTTCATCAGAGACTAATGGCATATCTGGTGGTTCCGATAACTGTAATCGTTCTTCCCGATGGTGATAGTCATCGTCCACGTTGGTGAGGAATCCATCAAATTCGGGATGCAGGTAAAGTACAGGCAGCGCCCAATATAATTGGTTAGAGCCATAGGCAGAAATTAGCCCCTGTCGCGCTCGACTCAGACTCAGATCAATCGGATAGCCTTGATTGAGATTCCGATACAGGAGGCGAGTCAGGGTGAGTGCCACTTCATCAGGAATTCGCTCTGCCATTGCCAAAACCCCAGGAATACCTCGCTTGACCAAGGCTTCGGCTAAATTGCGCTCTTTGCCATTGTCTAAGGGGTCTGAGGTGGCTGTATAAGCGCCACGACAGGAATTAAATACGGCTAATTGCACGCCGTTATTTGCCAGCAATCCGGCTAAGTCATTACCGTTTAAGGTTTCCGTTAATCCGGTTTTATTACTAACTAAATAAACATCACCGCCAGAATCCCCCAGACTACTGTGACCTGCATAATGGAAGACTTGATATTGACCTTGTTCTAAAGCTTGGGTAAGTTGTTCTCGTCCCGGTTGTTCGAGAATGGTGAGTTGAATCGCCGGGGGTTCTTGGCGAGAACGGTTTTTGAGTTCTTCTTGTAGATGTGCTGCTTCCTGTGCCAGTTCTAAACTCTCTTGATCACTCGGTCCAGCAATGACCATAAGAATTTTCAGGACAGGATTAGGTTGAGGGGGGAGAGAATGAATTGGTCGCATCAACCCGGTGCTGAGTTGATACCGGGAGAAGGCGACATCCGTCCCCGTTGCCAAAGGGCGATCGCCTGCATGGAGAACTTCCCAGGGTAAGCGGGGTAAGCGATTTCCTTTGAGTCCCAGGCGTAGTCGTAATACAGTGCGTTGATTTTGCGCGATCGCTTGTGCCATCATCCAGCTATCACGCAAGCTCCCTTGAAATAAAGCATTATAGAGTTCCTGACCCAGCGCCACCAAGTTTTGGCAGGATTGACGCACTTGCTGATCGGAGTTAGGCAAGAAAAACAACTCATCCATACCGCCAGCCCCCCCTTGTAACAAGCCCAGAAGGGGATCATTCATCAGTTGTCTCGCTTGCGTTAACCACTCATCCATGGGCCAACGCACTTGTTCTTCTGCCAAAGGCACCCCGGGTGCGACTCGTTCAATCCGCACTAGATGCTGGTCATCCCCCAAAGGGGTCACAGAGATATGGAATTCCTGTGCCACTGCTATTGCCTGGTCAAGTTTGCTGAATGTCAAGGGTTTTTACTGGGTTTACAATATTTATCGCATTCATAGTGTCTTTAGATATAGATTGATTTAATTCTATGAAAGTTTCCTTATAGAGTTTAGGGACTCAGACGCGAGTCATGTATTCAATGAGACCTTTTGACCTTATGGATGAGGGGCGAGACATTAACCCTTGTTGAGAACCCTGGAATTTTTCGGCGGCGGATGCTACTGAACTCAAATTGAGGAACTGATCCAGGATTGTTCCGGATCAACCCCGCCTATTCCAGAAGAGTGGAATGGTAGATGCACCCTGATTGACGTTCCCTGGCTCACTGATTTGGGCTAGGGATTTTTTTTTAGCCCTAGTGGGTAAGCCACATCCAGCATTTTTCCGTTGCTATGTACATCGGGATGAAGGAGTTTTTCCGAATGTAGGGGTGGGTTTCACAATTATCGTTTTTTTTCGCCCCGATTTGACTAAACCTGCCCCTAGAGAAGGTTTCAGTTGTGATTGTACAGACTGGTTCTGTTTGGGTTCAGTTCAATCTCTCTTATCTTAGCAACGGTTGTCCGATAGGGATAAATCCGGAAATTCCTCTGGGAAAGGAAGTAGAAGTAGGGTGGGCATTGCCCACCAGCATACCAGTCATTACCTGTAGGGGAACGGCACTGCTGTAAGCTGTCATGCCTTTAAATTGGGTATACTCAAAGACTCAAAGACTCAACGACTCAACCAGCAAATTATTCTAGAACACTCAAAGAACCCTCGAAATCGAGGCAAAACCGATCCTGTTGATGGATATCATCGCGGACATAACCCGATGTGTGGTGACACGATTGAACTAACGATACAGCTTAATCCAACCGAGGATAAGATTGAAGATATTAAGTTTGAGGGAACAGGGTGTGCGATCGCGATCGCGTCAGCCGAATTTATGGCGGATACAGTACAGGGAAAAGCATAGCCGAAGCCTTCTAAAGTGAAAAGTTAATATAGAAACTATCTACCCGTAAATAGCAGTGAACAATCATGAGGATTCTGCTGGTTGAGGATGATCAGCGCATTGCTAAAGCGCTGGCGGAAACTCTGCAAGACCAACATTATATTGTTGATATGGCTACCGATGGCGAAGCGGGGTGGGATTTTGTCGAAGCATTCAGCTATAAACTCATCCTGCTGGATGTAATGCTACCTAAACTCGATGGAATTAGCTTTTGTCAACGCTTGCGACGTTCCGGTAAAATGACCCCGGTGCTGATGCTGACGGCTAAAGACACCAGCAATGATAAGGTGATCGGATTAGATGCAGGTGCAGATGATTATGTGGTGAAACCCTTTGACTTACCCGAATTAACCGCTCGCATTCGGGCATTACTGCGTCGAGGTAATTCTAGCCTACCCCCGGTGCTTGAATGGGAACGTCTGAGCCTCGATCCGAATACCTGTCAAGTGACTTATGCTGAACAACCCCTGCATCTGACACCCAAGGAATATGGTTTGCTGGAATTACTGTTACGAAGTCATGGTCGTGTGCAGAGTCGTAGCGCTATTTTAGAGCAGCTTTGGTCATGGGATGATCCACCCGGAGAAGAAGCGGTTAAGGTTCATATCAAAGACTTACGCAAGAAACTGAGAGCAGCCGGCGCTCCACCGGATTTGATTCAAACTGTTTATGGTATCGGGTATCGGCTGAAGCTTGCATGAGCCAAGGGAAAGACGTAGGGTCAGAGCGAAAAAATGTATAAATTTTTACCCAAATTTGGGTTCAAAACCAGGTTACCTAGGAGTAAAGCGAAAGGTCAAAATCCAAAACTCAGTCAGAGTTGGTTTCGCCAAAACGTTACCCTTAATAGCCAAAAGAAAATCCCTAAACCCGCTCCTACACACTCAAAACCTTGCCCTCTTTCCGAAGTAAAGCATCAAAACTCTGTCAGCCCCCAGTTTAAATCCTTGCGCTGGCGTCTATTGGGTTCTTATCTGATTGTTATGGTGGCAATTCGGGTAATATCCAATGGTGTGGTCTATGAATTTTTTGCCCATAGTCTCTATCAGCAATTAGATAAACGTCTGCTCAATTTAGCCCAAGCGGCGGCTCATAGTTTAGTGGCGATTAAGCAGGATAAAGATGCCGTTGATCAACCAGCTTATCGCCCTTTAGATGGAGATGGTGATCTCGACATTCCCTGGCAGAATCTGAGTAAACCGGATCAAGGTGTGGAGTGGTTTGGGGCGGATAAGCAACGATTAGCGATCTCTGGCACCCTTTCACCCACTTTTCCCCTGCAAGAAGGATTCCAGACAGGGGAACAAGGGCAGATTCGTACCTTAACGATTCCCGCGTACAGTTACAGCCAAGGACAACGACAACTCGAAGGTTATGTCCGCGCCAGTGAATCCACGGAGTCTGTGGAAGCTGTCCTCACCCAGTTACGTTGGGGATCAGGTGTAGCAGGTGTTCTGGCGTTAGGACTGATTGGAGTGGGCGGTATGTGGCTGACTCGGCAGTCGATGAAGCCCATTGAGCATAGTTTTCAGCAACTTAAACAGTTTACAGCCGATGCATCTCATGAGTTACGCAGCCCCCTGACGGCGATTAAGGCGTCAGTGGAAGTAATGCAGACTCATCCAGAACGGATTCATCCGGCGGATGTGGAAAAATTGGATGCGATCGCGTCGGCGACTAGCCAGATGAGTCGTTTGGTAGAGGATCTCCTGTTACTAGCCCGAACGGATGCGACAACCCCTGCACCAACCCGCGAATGGGCGGTGATTCCCCTTGACGAACTTTTGGAAGATGTTGAGGAACGTCTCGAACCCAACGCCGAAGCCCAAGATATGACTCTGAAACTATTACTACAACCTGACGTTTTTGTCAATGGAAATGCCTCTCAGCTTTTTCGTGTATTTTGTAATCTGCTCGAAAACGCTCTGCAATACACCTCATCAGGGGGTACAGTTACCCTGTCGATGAGTACAGATGAAACCTGGGTGGTTGTCAGTATAGAAGATACAGGAATTGGTATTGCTCCAGAACATTTACCCTTTATTTTTGATCGCCTGTGGCGAGCCGATAGAGCCCGAACTCAGCGCCAGGAGGGTTCTGGGTTAGGTTTAGCGATCGCCAAAGCTATTGCCCAACGTCATGGTGGAGACATTACGGTGAGGAGTAAGTTAGGAGTTGGCAGTTGTTTTCAGGTGTATCTACCTATATTTTCTTAGGGGTAAGCTGTTCGGCATTTAAACCTTAATGTCAATAATGACGAAATCCTTGCCGTAGTGCGTTAAGCGAAGCCATGCCGCAGGCTTTGCATCTTGCTCGCTACATCAAGCATCTTGCTCGCTACATCAAGCATCTTGCTCGCTACTAATACCCAATTTAAATGCATGACAGCTTAGGCACAACACTGAACACCTCGACCTATTTTTACCCAAAATCATGGTCTCGAACCATGTCTTTTTTTTTAGTCGGGGAACGGCACAGAAGAACCCCTAATGGTGGTGTGACGGAATACAACTTTTATTTCTTTACCGAATCTTTACATTTACCGTCTATTTTTTGTACCAAGCCATTCTCAGCGAGTGGCAAGGCTGTTTATACAGAGTATTAAGATACTAGAGATAATGAATTCAAAAGCTTTAATTGCTGAGTTTATCGGCACGTTTGCCTTAATATTTATTGGCGTTGGTGCGATCGCAACGAACTATATCATCAAAGGTGACACAGATGTCGATTTAGTCGCCATTGCTCTAGCCCACGGCTTAACCATTGCTGTCATGGTTAGCGCTACCGCCGCCATTAGTGGGGGTCATCTCAATCCAGCCGTCACCTTCGGCGCTTGGTTGGCGGGCAAAATTAATCTCAAAGATGGTTTGGGATATATTATTGTTCAGTGTTTAGGAGCCATCTTTGCTGCCAGTCTGATTAAGTTAGCGATACCCCTAGAGCCACTGGAAGCAATTAAAATGGGTACACCTGCACTAGGTAATGGAGAAACTCCAATTATGGGCTTAGTGCTGGAATTTATCCTCACCTTCTTTCTCGTCTTCGTGGTTTTTGGCACAGCGATGGATAAACGTGCCCCCCAAGTCGGCGGTTTGTTTATTGGGTTAACCGTTACCCTCGATATCCTGGCGGGTGGACCGATTAGTGGTGCCGCCATGAACCCTGCTCGTTATCTCGGTCCAGCTTTATTGGGAGGGGGACTCCAGTACATTTGGCTCTATTGGCTTGGTCCCTTAGCTGGTGGTGGTGCGGCGGCTTTAGTGTACCATTACCTGCTCGAAGACCGCAGTCAACGTGCGATCAAGTCTAAGGAGGGTGAAATGGACAATGCCTAACCAAGATAAACCTGTAATTGGGGGAGTTAACGACTTTCCCCAACTTTTCTTGGCACAACTGTGGTATCCACCCGAGTTCTTTACCTTTTCCACCTAAAGTCTTAACTACAGCCGGAAACGGTGATGGATAACGTCAGAAGTCTCAAGCCATGGAGGAGGGGATGTCCATGATACGCACCTTTCGTAAATACCACCGCCTAATCGCGATCGCTACCTGTCTCCCGTTAATTCTAACCGTGATTACTGGCATGGGTTACACCATTTTTGACGAATGGTTTCATCAAGACGAGATCGCTAGGATTCTGATGCAACTGCATACCTTAAAATTTTTGGGTCTTGAAACCATCTATCCGTTGTTGAATGGGTTGGGATTAGTGGGGTTGTTAGTGACAGGGTTGAGCATGACAGGTTTATTTAAAAAACGTCCATCTACCCCCAAAACAGGCAAATAATAAAATCCTGATTCCGGTTCCAACTTACCACTTAAGACGTGCCATGGCACGTCTCTACATAAGTGCCATGGCACGTCTCTACATAAGTGCCATGGCACGTCTCTACATAAGTGCCATGGCACGTTTCTACATAAAAGAGAAAACTATTTAATAACGAGGAGAGTGCAACGATGAGTCGTCCAATCAAAAAAACAGCTAAATTTGTATCAATTGCCGCCCTGGGAGTATTAGCATTAGTCGGTTGCACCCAGCAACCCCCAACTGCTACGGTTGAACCGTCAACATCGGTGACAACCCAAGAGGTTTCTCAGGAAACATCCAGCCCAGATGCAGTGACATTGAAAAACCTCCAAGCTGCCTATAATGGTGAATCCAATGCTCATGCTCGTTATCTAGCTTTTGCGAAAAAAGCAGAAACAGAGGGCTATCAACAAGTTGCTCGTCTCTTCCAAGCGGCTGCCCAAGCTGAGGCTATACATGCGGCTAATCACGCGGCTGTAATTCGCAAACTTGGAGCCAAACCGGAAGCAACGATTGAAACTCCAGAGGTTAAATCCACTCGAGAAAATCTGGAAGAAGCCATTAACGGAGAATCCTACGAGCGGGATACCATGTATCCGGAGTTCATTGAGCAGGCGAAGCAAAAAGGCAATCAAGAGGCAGTTCAAACCTTTACTTATGCCGTACAAGCTGAAACTGAACATGCTAAATACTACACTCAAGCCAAAGACAACCTCGAAGACTGGAAAGATGCTAAAATGGTGTTCTATGTTTGTCCTGAATGCGGATTTACCACCAATAATTTAAACTTTGAAAATTGCCCAGAATGTGGCACTGCCCAAAATTTGTTTGGGGAGGTTGTTTAGGGTGATGATTGCTAACGGATAGTTGGAAGAATTAAATTAAGCAATCGGATGCGGTATAGTGGTAGAGGCGCAAAGGTTGTGTCTCTACCTTAAGCTTAACCTCACATCATTAGAAATAGCTATCGTAAAGACTGTTTGACTTATGAATCGTCGAGACTTTCTAACTTGGGTGGGTATTGGTGGCATCGCTAGTTACTTGCCAGTTGCCATGGTTGCTTGTTCGCCAAAAACGGAGGAATCAACCTCTACAACTAACTCTACAACTAATACTACTCGTGCGGATGGATTTGAGTCGGTGGGTACAGTCGCTCAATTGGATCAAGACGGTGAAATCCTCAACGAAAAATTTTCAGCCGGTTCAATCTTAGTCGTGCGTGATCCAGAGGACTCGAACAGGATTATAGCGGTCAATCCTACCTGTACTCACACAGGCTGTACAGTAAAGTGGCAAGCCGAGCCAACCGAATTTGTCTGTCCCTGTCATGATTCTAAATTCGCCATCGATGGCACAGTTATTAAAGGACCCGCTAAAGATTCCTTGGCTGGTTATGAGGTGAAGCAAGAAGATGATTTAATTCTGGTCAAAGCTCGTTAAAACCAGCTTACACACAAAGGCAACTTATGGTAAGGGCACGATAGTATCCACCCGTGTCAACTTAAGCTCAACCCCTCACCCCCAGCCCCTCTCCCACGCCGGGGAGAGGGGAGCGGGGAGAGGGTTCCCCTTCTCCCGTGCAACAAAAGCTCCCGCATCCTCTGTCCTCCCCCCTGCCAAAAAAGCTCCCGCATCATCTGTCCTCCCCCCTCTTGTAGCAGGGCTAATTCATTGTGATGAGAGAAAATTAGGGCAACCAGGACTATTCATACCAAATCCGATTGCGAGAACCACCTTATAAATTAGAACAGCAAAACGCCATCAACAATGTTACATAAGGCTTTTACCGTTTTCAAAAATGTCTTTGTAAGGGGGGTATGGGAACTGGATTTGGTATCAGACGGCAAGACGACTCTGGGCTAGAAGAACACCATTAGAACAAATAGTTACTTTACGCGATCGCGAATAAACTAGGACTCACCTAGGAGCTGGTTACCACAAAGGTTCTGGGGTTTGGCTCAACAAGGCGATCGCGAATAAACTAGGACTCGCCTAGGAGCTGCTTACCATAAAGGTTTTGGGATTTGGCTCAACAACGCGAGTCGGCACATTTCTTATTAGCTGAAAAATTTGTTCCAGGTTATGACTAATCAGCCGAATTCCGGTGGTTATAGATGAATAGCCATTGTAGCGCAAGATAGTTAATACTAAACTACGAATAATAGAAAAATTAGCGGGAGCGTTACCTTGTCGCATCCGAGAATTATCTTCATCTAACACCACGTCTTTAACCCAATGTAAACGATTCTCGATGCCCCAGTGACCCCGAATACCTTGGGCAAATTGTGCTGCATTGATAGTCAGACTACTGATGTAATATACTATTTGGTGATAGGGTTTACCTGCTCGTGTACCAAAGCGTTCTACCTTAACTAAACGTTGCAAACCTTCCCAATCATAACTAATGCCACTCAGGTCATCAAAAACCGAGACGGAGCGAGTCGTAATGCGATCACTTCGGCGCTCTGTGGTGATATCAAGGCTAACAGGTAACCTTTGTTCAGTAGTCAGCTTAATTTGTTCATGTAGACGTTTTTGATTACCCTTAACAGCAATCACATAATCATTGCCACCTTCTATAATTAACTGTACAGTTTTTTTTGGCAATGTAAGGAATCCAAAGTGAAAACAACTCCTTCTAGGTCTAAAGTAGCTAGGAGATTTTGCACAACAGCAATTTCACTCCCTTGTTTGTTGTGAAATTGTTGGAGAGCAATGGGAACTCCTTTTTGAGCGCTGAATACCGAAACTACATTAATAAAATCTTGATAAGCTTGGTCGTAATTGCTGACAGTAGCCTTAATACTTTTACCATCAACTCCTAACCAGTCTTGTTCTCCCTGAGGAAGACTACTATATACCCAATTATTAAAAATATTAGCTAAATCTGTAAAATCTATTCCCATCATCACCCGCCGAAAAGTGGAGTCAGAAGGAAAACGAGTCGGAGGTAATTGCAGAGTTGTCACCAATGCCTCATGATGCCTCCGACAAAAATCTTCCAGGGCACGATAACCTAAACAATCACTCAGAGTTCCCATAATCACCAGCAAAAGAAGTAACCACAAAGGATAACGCCGTCCTCTTGCGGCACGAAAGTCTGGCACTTGGGTTAAGGCTTCCAGGAGATTGACCTTCATAGCAAGCAAATGACTCGATTAAACTATGGCTGCAAGATTTAGTTTACGCTAAATTCTGGTCGTCCTAATTTTCTCTCATCACAATGAATTAGCCCTGCCTCTTGTAGGGGGGAACGAGGGGGGTCCGGAGTTGGGGTTAGGGGATGAGGGGGAAAATGTCAAGGAGTAGATAGCCACAGTTTAAAACCTTACCAGCATTGGTTTTCGACCTTAAGTTGATACCAATGGATAGTATCGTGCCCCTACGAATGGTAACTTAGATGTCAAGAAACTTAAGTTCTAGGAGAGTCTAAAATGATGTGTCTGTAGACTGGCGATTTATCCCATGCCGCCTGAACCTTCGCTCACCTGAACCTTCGCTCAGGTCAGAATATTGGACTTAAGGGTTGTCGCTGTCTCTAGCTAACCGAAACCTCCATCAGTTCTTGGAGCAAAGCATTGCTATCTTGACTTATTGAGGGTTCTGGATGTTTGGCGATAATTACCGGAGTGTCTCCCATTTCACTATCGGGGATAGCTTGGAGAAGGTAAACCTGTTGGGGGTTCACATTGGCAATCACCTGGGGTGAATGAGTCGCTACAATAAACTGACAGTTGGGGAAAGTGCGAGTCAGTGCTGGTACAATCTCATGTTGCCATTTCGGATGCAGGTGGAGTTCAATCTCATCAATCAGAACCACACCACTCCCTTCTAGGGGATTCGCTAACCCCGGATTCGCGATCGCTAATCGTTTGGCTAAATCGGCGGCGAGTGAGAGTAAGCCTTTTTCACCTTCTGATAGTTGATTAACGACTAATTCTCGACCTTGTTTCGTCACTGTCATCCGTAAGGGGGCACGTCGCACCCGCAAGTTAGCAAAACCGGGTAACAGACAGGATATCGCTTGTCGGATGGCTTCTAGGAGGATATCGCGGTGTTCGGGATTATCTCGACGCCATTCGTTTTCTAGATCCTCCAGATCCTTAAACCACTCAAAGAAGCTGCTAAAGTTAATCGACACACCCGTTAATGCGTGGTCATAAATCGCTAGTTGGTTTGACCAATAGTATTTCGTTGCTTCTTGGGTAACCTTGTCGCAAAACTGGCGGTTGACGGGATAGTAAACCACGACGGGTAAATTCACATTCAGATTGTTTTGCAACTGATTCTTAATTCGCAAACAAATTCCTTCTAATTCTCGAATGTTCCCGCCTCTGGGTCGTCCCTTGGTATTGGATAATGAGAGAAACCAACTGATCTGCCGTTCTCTCAGGGAAATCGTGATCTCATTTTTGGTTTGATGGGCGCCATTGGCGATATCTTCCTGACTAAAAAAATGTCGCGGAATTTTCCGTTCTTCCGTAATGTCCTGTTCGTTAATAAAATGTCCCGTTCCAATCGGATCTTGAAGTTCCGCCACAAAATGGGAAAGCAGGAGTGCGATACAGTCGAGAATACTGGATTTTCCCGTTCCGTTGATCCCCACCAAGACTGTCGGTTCAGTCTCATGGAACTCCAGCGTCAGATCGCCGATGCCACGGAACGAGTTGATTTTCAGGCGCTTGACTTTCATGGCTTATAGTAGGCTGATGGCAATAAAATGACACCGGGATGAAAAAGCAGCAATTGTTGTTGATACTGCTGATGATACTCTGATCAGTTGAGCTTGTCCGGCAAAAGCCTCATGCAATTGAGCAAATAACTCCTTAGATGGACGTTGTACAAACGTACCCTGACACGTCTAGAACTTATAGCAAGTCGCTCTGGTGTATTTACAACTCCCGTACCTGAAGCTGAGTTCAGATGGGATGTTCGTACAAACAAAGTGTAACTAGACCAGCGCGAAGCGCTATAAATGCGTAACCTTTGATGATCTGTTAACTGGGGTTACGCCAGCCGACGCCGACGCTTTAGGGAGCAATCCCTAGGGAAGCTTCCCAGAAATAAACGCGATCGCAATATTGAAATCTGCTACTGCTATTACAGCGGGCTTCCAGGGAAACGTTTTGCGTGTTGCTCACATCCAGCGATACAACAGCAGGTTCTCCTCCGGGTACAACGGTTCGAGATTCAGCCTCTACCCCATCTATATACACATTAACAAGAACGCTGGGACTACCTTGGTCGTTATCGCGCATACCAAACGCTAATTGCAAAGTCTGAAAGTTAACATCCTCTTCATTGGGTTGCAGTCTACAGGTCAATGATGCCCGCGTATCGCCCGAACCCATATAAAATCGTGATGAGTAAACCGCTTTATTTACCACCACGTTTTCACTTCGACGTCTCCAGTTACCGATCCCCGTATCCACACAATTTAGCCTCAGTAGAAAGGTTGAGCGTTCTTGCGCTTGCACAATTTGCTGACTTGGGGCAGTCAACGCCGCAAATAGAAGTCCACTGGCAATAATTTTCTGAATCAGTTTGCTTTTCATCTGCATTGAGTAGATCACCCACACCAATAGGTGTCAATACTACATCATCCCATGGGTAGAGGTGCAGGGAATAGAGTTTATCTCAGCAGTGCTGGTATAGCAACCGCCATAGCTGTTAGGACACATCATTTATGTAGAGACGTTGCATGCAACGTCTCTACAATGGTGCCGAAAGTCCTAATCGATGTGTCTACTGCTATATCATCCCTTGATCAAAGATTTGACCCTTTGTATCAATACCACGAATTAGGATGCGATCGCTATACACTTCATAAGCTGCAAAACTTAGCTGTGAGGCAGAATGGGCAGTCCATGGCGAACGCCCGACAGGGCGAACTCCAGCACCCGCACCACAAATTAAATAGGTTGTCCCATTAATCGGGAGAGTCCGTTCGTAGTGGTGGTCATGACCATTAATATAGAGTTGCACGCCGTATTTTTGAAACAAGGGAGTCAGGGTTTCAATAAACCTTTGATTCAATCCGTAGTGACCCGATGAATAAATTTGATGATGTCCAAACACAATCTTCCAGGGCGCATCGCTACGGCTGAGTTCCTGTTCTAACCAGGGTAACTGACGCTGCCAATCCGCCTTGGCGTTTGTATCCAGCGCCCAAAATTGGACTGATCCCCGGCGAAAGGTATAGTATCGTCCCTGCATGTTGAAACCCGGATATCGGACTTGGGGATCACCGTTGGCGGTGCGGATGTCATGGTTCCCCAGACAAGCGTGAAATTTTACCCCCTTTTCGAGTAAGGCTTGATAGGGTTTTTCAAAGACTGCCTCTACCTTTTCAATTTCGCCATTGTTATAAATATTGTCACCTGCCATAATCACCAACTCGTAGGGATTCTGTTGATAATAAGCCGTCATTGCCTTTGCCACCGCATATTGTCCGGCTGCACCTGTGCCTGTATCCGCAATAGACACAAAGCGTAACAGAGGAGGATGAGTGAAGTCGTTCTGGGTATCCGTTGAGGGTGTTGGTTCAGGAGTCTGGGAATGGGTATCACTCGTCTGAGTCGTTTGACGGGCGAAGAGATTACTGCCAACAGCAATAACC encodes:
- a CDS encoding QcrA and Rieske domain-containing protein, which encodes MNRRDFLTWVGIGGIASYLPVAMVACSPKTEESTSTTNSTTNTTRADGFESVGTVAQLDQDGEILNEKFSAGSILVVRDPEDSNRIIAVNPTCTHTGCTVKWQAEPTEFVCPCHDSKFAIDGTVIKGPAKDSLAGYEVKQEDDLILVKAR
- a CDS encoding AAA family ATPase; the protein is MKVKRLKINSFRGIGDLTLEFHETEPTVLVGINGTGKSSILDCIALLLSHFVAELQDPIGTGHFINEQDITEERKIPRHFFSQEDIANGAHQTKNEITISLRERQISWFLSLSNTKGRPRGGNIRELEGICLRIKNQLQNNLNVNLPVVVYYPVNRQFCDKVTQEATKYYWSNQLAIYDHALTGVSINFSSFFEWFKDLEDLENEWRRDNPEHRDILLEAIRQAISCLLPGFANLRVRRAPLRMTVTKQGRELVVNQLSEGEKGLLSLAADLAKRLAIANPGLANPLEGSGVVLIDEIELHLHPKWQHEIVPALTRTFPNCQFIVATHSPQVIANVNPQQVYLLQAIPDSEMGDTPVIIAKHPEPSISQDSNALLQELMEVSVS
- a CDS encoding metallophosphoesterase, producing the protein MSLKRRQFLILSGISCFGVIAVGSNLFARQTTQTSDTHSQTPEPTPSTDTQNDFTHPPLLRFVSIADTGTGAAGQYAVAKAMTAYYQQNPYELVIMAGDNIYNNGEIEKVEAVFEKPYQALLEKGVKFHACLGNHDIRTANGDPQVRYPGFNMQGRYYTFRRGSVQFWALDTNAKADWQRQLPWLEQELSRSDAPWKIVFGHHQIYSSGHYGLNQRFIETLTPLFQKYGVQLYINGHDHHYERTLPINGTTYLICGAGAGVRPVGRSPWTAHSASQLSFAAYEVYSDRILIRGIDTKGQIFDQGMI